The following is a genomic window from Alkalilimnicola sp. S0819.
CCCGGCGCATTGATCTTCATGGCTACGGGAAAGCCCAGTGACTGGGCCACCAGCAGGGCTTCGGATGCGCTGCGGGCCTCTACAGTCTGTACCACCGGAATTCCGAAGGCGCCGAGCAGGGCCTTGGATTCCAGTTGGCTGAGCAGGCCACGCCCTTCCTCCAGCGCGGCCTCGATGATCCAGTGCGCCGCCTGCAGATCCGGCTCCCGGGGCCGGCTGCTGGCCTCGGGCACCTGGAAGAGCAGCTGGCGGTTTCGCCGATGCCGGACCAGATAGGAGAAACCTTCCACCGCGGCCTCGGGGGAGTCGAAATGGGGCAGCCGATGCTCGGCAAACCACTGCCTGGCGTCCCGGACACGCCCTCCGCCCATCCAGCAGGCCAGCACCGGCTTGCGCTGTGCGGCGGCAGTCTCGGTGACGGCCCGGGCCGTGGCCTCCGGCTCCGCCACCGCCTGGGGGGTGAGCAGGGCAAGCACGCCGTCGACCGCCGGATCGCGCAGGCAGATCTCCAGCGCCTCGCGGTAGCGGCCGGCATCGGCATCGCCGAGCAGATCCACCGGATTGCCGGCGGCGGCCTGGGGCGGGAGCAGGGCACGCAGGCCGTGTTGGCCGGGCTCGGAAAAATCCGCCAGCGCCACGCCCATGTCCGCCGCCCGGTCCACAGCCATCACGCCGGGCCCACCGCCGTTGGTGATAACGGCGAGCCGTTCGCCCTGCACCCGGATGCCGCTGCCGAGTATCTCGGCCGCGGCGAACAATTGCTCGATGGTGTCCGCCCGCACCGCGCCGGCACGCGCCAAGGCCGCGTCGAAGGCGTCGTCCTCCCCCACCAGCGCGCCGGTGTGGGACATGGCCGCGCGGACTCCCGGAGCACGCCGGCCCGCCTTCACCACCACCACCGGCTTGATCCGCGCCGCCGCGCGCAGCCCGCTCATGAACCGGCGCGCGTCGTGCACGCCTTCCACGTACAGGAGTATGCCGCGGGTGGCCGGGTCCATGGCGAGAAAGGCGAGGATTTCGCCGAAGCCCACATCTACCCCATGCCCCAGGGACACCAGGGCGGAGAAGCCCATCCTGCGCTCCAGTGCCCAGTCCAGAATGGCGGTGCACAGCGCGCCGCTCTGGGAGACCAGAGCCAGCTCTCCGGGGAGGGCGGCATTCTTGCTGAAGGTGGCGTTGACGCCCAGGCGCGGGCGCATGATGCCCATGCAGTTGGGGCCGATGATCCGTACACGGTGGTTGCGGGCCGCGGCGAGCATGTCTCGCTCGAGCCTGACGCCGGCCTCGCCTTGCTCGCCGAAGCCCGCGGAGAGTACCACCACGGCGTGAATTCCGGCCTGGCCGCATTCGCGGATCAGCCCAGGGACGGTGCGAGCGGGGGTGGCGACCACCGCCAGTTCCACCGGTTCCGCGATGTCCGCTACCCGCGCGTAGGCTTGTCGACCTTGTATTTCCCGATGACGGGGGTTGACCGGATAGAGGGCGCCGCCGAAGTTGCTGTCGAGGAAATTGGCCATCGCCAGGGTGCCGATGGCACCCGGGCGTTCACTGGCGCCGATGACGGCGATGGAGGCCGGGTTGAAGAAGGACGACAGATAATGCGCCATACCGGGCTCGCCTGTGCAGATATCGCTGGCCTGCGCCTATCCATAGCACATCCTGCCCCTCGGGCAAGCCTTCAGCCCGTGACACCCGCCAGGCCATGACAGGCGGCGTAGTCCAGGGCCTCCCTCACATCATCCGGCTCCAGGCCCGGGAAACGACGCCGCAGGCTCTCCCAGTCGCGCAGATGCAGTAGCTGCTCCAAAAGGTGCGCCACGGACAGGCCCAGTTGCTCGAGTCGCGCGGGCGGTGAGGCCGGCTTCTGAAGCCGGCCGCCGGTGTGGGCCACGCGGCAGGCGGCGTCCCGACTCAGGCGCAGCGCGGGGCGGGTATCATCACGGCGGGGGTAAATATCCGAATGCTGGGCGCCCCTGAGGCGCACAAAGACAGGCGGCTGTTGCATCCGCTTTTCCATCCCTGGTAGTTGGTATTGCTATCGTGGCGTCCTGGCCACCGTGCGCAAGCTAACCCAAGCGCCGCGTCCTGTCCAGCCGCGCTATTGCCGATAGCGGGCGAGGAAGCGTTCCAGGCGCTCCACGGCCTGCTCCAGCGTGTCCAGCCAGGGCAGGAAGACCATGCGCAGATGGTCCGGTTGCGGCCAATTGAAGGCGGTGCCCTCCACCAGCAAGAGGTGTTCCTGGCGCAACAGGTCCAGCACCAGCTGACGGTCGTCATGGATGGGGTAGACCTTCGGGTCCAGTCGGGGGAAGAGGTACAGGGCGCCGCGGGGTTTCACGCAGCTCACCCCGGGTATCTGGTTGAGCAGGTCCCAGGCCCGGTCCCGCTGCTCCCGCAACCGCCCGCCCGGGCGGATCAATTCCTGAATGCTCTGATAGCCCCCCAGCGCGGTCTGCACGGCATGCTGGGCGGGGACATTGGCGCACAGGCGCATGGACGCGAGCATGTCCAGGCCTTCGATGTAGCCCGCCGCCTGATCCCTGGGGCCGGTGATGTACATCCAGCCGGAGCGGAACCCCGCCACCCGGTAAACCTTGGAAAGTCCGCCGAAACTGAGGATGAGCACGTCATCGGCCAGGGAGGCCATGGGAATGTGCACCGCGTCCTCATAGAGAATCTTGTCGTAGATCTCATCGGCGAAGATGACCAGATCATGGCGTCGCGCCAGTTCCACCACGCCTTCCAGCAGTTCCCGGGAATACACCGCACCGGTGGGGTTGTTGGGGTTGATCAGCACGATGCCCCGGGTGCGCGGCCCGATCTTGGCCGCGATGTCCTCCAGATCCGGGAACCAGTCGGCCTGCTCGTCGCACAGATAATGCACCGGCTTGCCGCCCGCCAGGCTCACCGCGGCGGTCCACAGCGGATAGTCCGGGGCGGGGATCAGCAGTTCATCACCGTTGTTCAGCAGCGCCAGGGTGGCCATCACGATCAGCTCGCTGACGCCGTTACCCAGGTAGACATCGTCTATGCCCACATCCGGGATGCCCCGGGCCTGGCAGTGCTGCACCACGGCCTTGCGGGCGGCGAAGACCCCCTTGGAGTCGGAATACCCCTGAGCGGTGGGCAGGTTGTGGAGCACGTCCTGGAGGATCTCCTCCGGTGCCTCGAAACCGAAGGGGGCGGGGTTGCCGATGTTCAGCTTGAGGATGCGGTGGCCTTCGTCTTCCAGCCGCTTCGCATGCTCCAGCACCGGGCCGCGGATGTCATAGCAGACATCCGCCAGCTTGGCGGATTTTTCGATCTTCTTCACGTTGTCGGTACTCGCCGTTTAGTGTTTCCTGTCCGCGGGCTCAGGCGGCCTGTGAATCGGCCAGGCGCCGGAAATAATCGCCCAGCAGACGGCGTTGCGCCAGCGGGCATTCCAGGCGCATGGCCTGGCGTCGCAGTGCTTCCCCGCCGGGACGTCCGTCCAGATACCAGCCGATGTGCTTGCGCGCCATGCGCACGCCCTGATGCACGCCGTAGAAATCGTGCATCGCCCGCAGGTGCCCGTCCACGATGCGGGCGATCGTTTCCGGCGCCGGTTCGGGCAATTCCTCGCCGGTCGCCAGATAATGGCGGATCTGGCCAAACAGCCAAGGACGGCCGTGGGCGCCGCGACCGATCATCAGCGCATCCGCGCCGGTGCGGCGCAGTACGTGGGCGGCCTTCTCCGGGCTGTCGATATCGCCGTTGGCCATCAGCGGAATGCTGATCGCCTGTTTCACCCGGGCGATGGTGTCGTATTCCGCTTCGCCTCGGTAGAGATCCTGCCGGGTCCGTCCGTGCAGGGCCAGTGCCTGAATCCCAGCCTGTTCCGCCAGCCGGGCGATGCGCACGGCATTGCGCCGATCGGGGCTGACGCCGGTGCGCATCTTCAGCGTTACCGGCACATCCACCGCCGCCACCACGGCCTCCAGAATGTTACTCACCAGGGCCTCATCGGCCAGCAGCGCGGAGCCCGCCGACTTGTTGCAGACCTTCTTCGCGGGGCAGCCCATGTTAATGTCGATGATGCGCGCGCCTTGCTCTACGTTGTAGCGGGCCGCGTCGGCCATCGTTGCCGGGTCCGCGCCGGCGATCTGGACGATGCGCGGCTCCGGCTCGCCCTGATGATCCCGGCGCAGCCGCGATTTGCGCGATTGGCGCAGATCAGGGTTTGACGCCAACATCTCGCCCACCGCCAAACCCGCGCCCTGGCTTCGGCACAACTGCCGGAACGGGCGGTCCGTGACCCCGGCCATGGGAGCAAGAACCAGCGGGTTATCAATACGGTAAGGCCCGATACGCATGGCTTTTCCGAGGCGGAAGCAAAGCGCCTATCATACGCGCTGGCGCGGGCGGCACCAACGGCGGGCACTTGCCAGCCACTTGCGGCTTGGACAAGATCGGTAAGGAATACGGCACAGGAGCGCATAGGCATGCAGGATTACGCCATCGTCACGGGCGGCGGTACGGGTATAGGGCTGGCCATTGCCCGCGCTCTGGCCGAGCGTGGCCTGCAGGTGCTGATCTGCGGGCGACGAGAGGCACCCTTGCGGGAGGCCTCGCAGCGTTATGGCGCGGGCCTGCAGCCTGTAGTGGCCGATGT
Proteins encoded in this region:
- a CDS encoding GNAT family N-acetyltransferase is translated as MAHYLSSFFNPASIAVIGASERPGAIGTLAMANFLDSNFGGALYPVNPRHREIQGRQAYARVADIAEPVELAVVATPARTVPGLIRECGQAGIHAVVVLSAGFGEQGEAGVRLERDMLAAARNHRVRIIGPNCMGIMRPRLGVNATFSKNAALPGELALVSQSGALCTAILDWALERRMGFSALVSLGHGVDVGFGEILAFLAMDPATRGILLYVEGVHDARRFMSGLRAAARIKPVVVVKAGRRAPGVRAAMSHTGALVGEDDAFDAALARAGAVRADTIEQLFAAAEILGSGIRVQGERLAVITNGGGPGVMAVDRAADMGVALADFSEPGQHGLRALLPPQAAAGNPVDLLGDADAGRYREALEICLRDPAVDGVLALLTPQAVAEPEATARAVTETAAAQRKPVLACWMGGGRVRDARQWFAEHRLPHFDSPEAAVEGFSYLVRHRRNRQLLFQVPEASSRPREPDLQAAHWIIEAALEEGRGLLSQLESKALLGAFGIPVVQTVEARSASEALLVAQSLGFPVAMKINAPGITHKGEIGGVRLNISNAQAVRSAYVDLHASVARWAPEAEVHGVTVECMHTPRHGRELMVGVLRDPVFGPVISFGAGGAQVEVIQDKAVALPPLNNYLVRQLIQSTRVAPFLAAYRHAAAVDMTAIEDVLLRVSELVCALPQILEMDINPLIADEDGVRAVDARFRLAPRQPSADPYAHMAIVPYPAQLQREITLSDGTLVTLRPIRPEDAEMKQAFVHALSPQSRFFRFMEHLAELSADMLVRFTQIDYDREMALVATTVDEQGEERQIGVSRYVTDPDGLSCEFALAVADDWQGKGIGTRLMKALMEQARSRGLQRIHGEVLTSNVRMLGLMRRLGFSSRRSAEDYTVSLVSRDL
- a CDS encoding pyridoxal phosphate-dependent aminotransferase, with the translated sequence MKKIEKSAKLADVCYDIRGPVLEHAKRLEDEGHRILKLNIGNPAPFGFEAPEEILQDVLHNLPTAQGYSDSKGVFAARKAVVQHCQARGIPDVGIDDVYLGNGVSELIVMATLALLNNGDELLIPAPDYPLWTAAVSLAGGKPVHYLCDEQADWFPDLEDIAAKIGPRTRGIVLINPNNPTGAVYSRELLEGVVELARRHDLVIFADEIYDKILYEDAVHIPMASLADDVLILSFGGLSKVYRVAGFRSGWMYITGPRDQAAGYIEGLDMLASMRLCANVPAQHAVQTALGGYQSIQELIRPGGRLREQRDRAWDLLNQIPGVSCVKPRGALYLFPRLDPKVYPIHDDRQLVLDLLRQEHLLLVEGTAFNWPQPDHLRMVFLPWLDTLEQAVERLERFLARYRQ
- the dusB gene encoding tRNA dihydrouridine synthase DusB, coding for MRIGPYRIDNPLVLAPMAGVTDRPFRQLCRSQGAGLAVGEMLASNPDLRQSRKSRLRRDHQGEPEPRIVQIAGADPATMADAARYNVEQGARIIDINMGCPAKKVCNKSAGSALLADEALVSNILEAVVAAVDVPVTLKMRTGVSPDRRNAVRIARLAEQAGIQALALHGRTRQDLYRGEAEYDTIARVKQAISIPLMANGDIDSPEKAAHVLRRTGADALMIGRGAHGRPWLFGQIRHYLATGEELPEPAPETIARIVDGHLRAMHDFYGVHQGVRMARKHIGWYLDGRPGGEALRRQAMRLECPLAQRRLLGDYFRRLADSQAA